A DNA window from Leptolyngbya sp. KIOST-1 contains the following coding sequences:
- a CDS encoding ATP-binding protein, producing MSNRPEPQNPQQHVFENVKVEGNLTTGDIHQTINVQEVPSHKPEITLQWMRQNFEEVKANAGARYTPEIHVDLPEAWVFEGLGRTDTFFDRIQSLYGQLYRSSNKAKSNNTLHQRFPAIAQSLEALQQPIAALITALQQIERDSLLEIDFQHIAELAAHAQTEEHNFYTTTRDAESSSKTDTSQAVQQTEPASRPDKEIIGGVRHNVSQLLDAVREIAELVISASAETANKKALLVLGEAGTGKTHLFCDVAKRRLEQELPTIILLGQHFNQSEPWTQILQRLQLPFRDRDEFLTALETAAQVRGKRALILIDALNEGDGKHLWRNELPGILRVLENYPRIGLAVSCRTSYERIVIPQGLIPESMTQINHRGFADHEYIATKTFFNHYGIERPKIPLLVPEFSNPLFLKIFCQGLAKRKLTHIPKGLKGVTAIFNFFIDAVHDTLWCRLDYDPSANLAQQAVNLIARRMAETGQPWVERADASTIVNSLLPGRSYQQSLFSNLLSEGLLSEDLVYLSAKSEGSDIQKTDIVKFPYERFSDHLIVRYLLDTHLDTSNSAISFTPTQPLGNLVTDVSQAWRNSGWIEALSRHSAG from the coding sequence ATGAGCAATCGCCCAGAACCCCAAAATCCACAACAGCATGTCTTCGAAAATGTCAAAGTCGAGGGTAACCTCACGACGGGCGATATTCATCAAACTATTAATGTTCAAGAAGTCCCGTCTCACAAGCCCGAAATCACCCTTCAGTGGATGCGGCAGAATTTTGAGGAAGTGAAGGCAAATGCTGGAGCACGTTACACACCAGAGATTCATGTTGATCTACCCGAGGCATGGGTTTTTGAGGGACTGGGTAGAACCGATACCTTCTTTGATCGCATTCAGAGCCTATACGGTCAGTTATATCGCAGCAGCAATAAAGCAAAATCTAATAACACCTTACATCAAAGATTTCCAGCTATCGCTCAAAGCCTCGAAGCGTTGCAGCAGCCAATTGCTGCCCTGATTACTGCCTTGCAGCAGATTGAAAGGGATAGTCTCTTAGAGATCGATTTCCAACACATTGCCGAACTTGCTGCACATGCACAGACTGAAGAACACAACTTCTACACCACAACCCGGGATGCAGAATCTTCCTCAAAAACTGATACTTCACAAGCAGTTCAGCAGACTGAACCAGCTTCCCGGCCTGACAAAGAAATCATTGGAGGTGTACGCCACAATGTTTCTCAGCTTTTAGATGCCGTACGAGAAATCGCTGAGCTTGTCATTAGCGCAAGTGCTGAAACGGCTAACAAAAAAGCACTTTTAGTATTGGGGGAAGCGGGTACAGGCAAGACGCATCTCTTCTGTGATGTGGCCAAACGCCGTCTGGAGCAGGAACTCCCCACCATCATCTTGCTAGGCCAGCATTTTAACCAGAGCGAACCTTGGACTCAGATTTTGCAGCGATTGCAGCTGCCCTTTCGCGATCGTGATGAGTTTCTCACCGCTTTAGAAACAGCCGCTCAAGTCCGTGGAAAACGAGCCCTGATCTTGATTGATGCACTCAACGAAGGAGACGGTAAACATCTCTGGCGCAATGAACTGCCAGGAATACTCAGGGTCTTAGAAAACTATCCACGGATTGGACTAGCGGTTAGCTGCCGAACCTCGTATGAGCGAATTGTTATCCCTCAAGGTCTGATTCCTGAATCAATGACGCAGATCAATCATCGAGGATTTGCTGACCATGAATACATCGCTACAAAAACCTTCTTCAACCACTATGGGATTGAACGCCCCAAAATTCCTCTATTAGTACCGGAGTTTTCCAATCCTCTATTCCTGAAAATCTTCTGTCAGGGGTTAGCAAAACGAAAACTCACTCATATTCCTAAAGGACTCAAAGGCGTTACAGCAATTTTCAACTTCTTCATTGATGCGGTTCATGACACCCTATGGTGTCGGCTTGACTATGACCCCTCAGCAAACTTGGCTCAGCAAGCTGTCAATCTAATTGCTCGACGTATGGCAGAAACAGGTCAGCCCTGGGTTGAGCGAGCAGATGCCAGTACCATTGTGAATAGTCTTCTTCCTGGAAGGAGCTATCAACAGTCCCTTTTTTCCAATCTTTTGAGTGAGGGCTTACTGAGCGAAGATTTAGTTTACCTGTCTGCCAAATCCGAGGGTAGCGATATTCAGAAGACTGATATTGTCAAGTTTCCCTATGAACGGTTCAGCGACCATTTGATTGTCCGATATCTGCTCGATACTCATTTGGATACAAGCAATTCTGCGATTTCTTTCACCCCAACACAGCCACTGGGTAATTTAGTAACTGATGTATCCCAGGCGTGGAGAAATAGTGGCTGGATTGAAGCATTGAGCCGACATTCCGCAGGTTGA
- a CDS encoding type II toxin-antitoxin system ParD family antitoxin yields MQIVLPPELEQLIQRQIAAGKYQSALDVITAGIHLLDQQDDIYQGRLPELQKDAQVGWEAAQRGELVEGPTAMAQIRENLRSRHASAE; encoded by the coding sequence ATGCAAATTGTCCTGCCGCCTGAACTAGAGCAACTTATCCAGCGCCAGATTGCTGCTGGTAAATACCAATCTGCCTTAGATGTCATCACAGCAGGCATCCACCTACTCGACCAGCAAGACGACATCTATCAGGGGCGACTCCCCGAACTCCAGAAAGATGCCCAGGTCGGCTGGGAAGCAGCCCAGCGCGGCGAACTCGTTGAAGGCCCCACCGCTATGGCCCAAATTCGAGAAAACCTGCGGTCTCGCCACGCCTCCGCTGAATAA
- a CDS encoding type II toxin-antitoxin system RelE/ParE family toxin, giving the protein MALQFYLTQPAIQDIKAIADYIAGQSGLQQAERFLSKLDAKFARVTQFPNLGRPRDKILPELRSLSMESYLILYTTTEARVDILRVISGYRDLTSLFTDDEE; this is encoded by the coding sequence ATGGCCCTCCAATTTTACCTAACCCAGCCTGCCATTCAAGACATCAAGGCTATTGCAGACTACATAGCCGGTCAGAGTGGGCTCCAGCAGGCCGAGCGCTTCCTCTCAAAGCTCGATGCCAAATTCGCCAGAGTCACCCAATTCCCTAATCTGGGTCGGCCACGCGACAAAATCCTCCCAGAGCTGCGCAGCCTCTCAATGGAGAGCTACCTCATTCTCTACACCACAACAGAAGCTAGAGTAGACATCTTGCGAGTCATCAGTGGCTACCGCGACCTGACGAGCTTGTTCACAGACGACGAAGAGTAA
- a CDS encoding DUF3987 domain-containing protein produces MAQYIYSGRSHPCPICGRTKDQDCRWNEEVVFCHTHVDQDGAVDGYVYRGATADGMWGQYFAATASPEKPVRPQQRQDYFYPSRTGQPLVKVTRVDRGNGAKFFVQYHWNGQQWIKGLTPEIRAQVPIYRYRDVQNAIAMGQPIWMVEGEGCADALWGIGIPATTTLGGSKKYRSYGDYAEDLQAAQLVLCPDRDQVGVAHMGEVAQDFPSAQWCYPYPDSLRWQNLPKHGGLDVVDWIHDGATAEQIRAAVQDRRQMVSATQGPERLSVQALQDQIRTYLGTSPTELALAAQVVQWHQETGLSARDIGNLVTLVQAELEQTEERDDRRAEIHQLLKIGDYQLCLGEYLHADLAEPLEQIADWIGATPAAMLVTLLPVAASLLRVGTELEIDTGMGFSVPPIVFTGLVAPSGSKKSPIQRQILGPLSLLQAEADQEYEYAASEYEVDLRDWEQTRAEERGIRPRKPMPREYHTSDATREAIARIQAQQPERGILVTPDELAGLFKGQNQYRNGRGNDKESLLTAFDGSGLKVDRASGLRISLPRTSLSLTGTIQPDILREMMGDCSDASGQWARFLWCLLPLKPAPFPRRTVRYDVSERLYGLYQQLDGLTAQCYRLSPESKVLFADWYDQLDQLRVMETHPGLQAVYSKMQGYTGRLALILHCLNAVVEGRLPTHAVDAGQMQAAIKLGRWFIGQVKLLYADGNTVDGALEPVYTKLIQLSRVRGWLRAKDVRNYERSLRKAGVEVIRAHFLELEAMGYGETQGMGNRLRWRATVDAVDRFEGTVDGVSTAESIDG; encoded by the coding sequence ATGGCACAGTACATTTACTCGGGGCGATCGCACCCCTGTCCAATCTGTGGACGCACCAAAGACCAAGACTGCCGCTGGAATGAGGAAGTGGTGTTCTGCCATACCCATGTAGACCAGGATGGGGCGGTAGACGGCTACGTCTACCGGGGCGCAACAGCCGATGGCATGTGGGGGCAATACTTTGCAGCCACCGCCTCCCCTGAGAAGCCCGTTCGACCCCAGCAGCGGCAGGATTATTTCTATCCCAGCCGAACCGGACAGCCTCTGGTAAAGGTGACGCGGGTAGATCGGGGCAACGGCGCGAAGTTTTTTGTGCAGTACCACTGGAACGGGCAGCAGTGGATCAAGGGGTTAACCCCTGAGATTAGAGCCCAGGTGCCGATTTACCGCTACCGGGATGTCCAGAATGCGATCGCTATGGGTCAACCCATCTGGATGGTGGAGGGAGAAGGCTGCGCGGATGCCTTGTGGGGAATTGGCATTCCCGCGACCACTACTTTGGGGGGCTCGAAGAAGTACCGCAGCTATGGCGATTACGCTGAGGATTTGCAAGCGGCCCAGTTGGTGCTGTGCCCAGATCGCGACCAGGTTGGAGTTGCCCATATGGGAGAAGTTGCCCAGGACTTTCCCTCGGCCCAGTGGTGCTACCCCTACCCTGACAGTCTGCGCTGGCAAAACCTGCCGAAGCATGGCGGGCTGGATGTGGTGGATTGGATTCACGATGGGGCCACAGCTGAGCAGATCAGAGCGGCGGTGCAAGACCGGCGGCAGATGGTCAGCGCTACCCAAGGCCCCGAGCGATTGTCGGTGCAGGCCTTGCAAGACCAGATTCGCACCTACCTTGGCACTAGCCCCACCGAACTGGCCCTCGCTGCGCAGGTAGTGCAATGGCACCAGGAGACGGGGCTATCGGCCAGGGATATTGGTAACCTGGTCACTCTGGTGCAGGCGGAGCTGGAGCAAACCGAGGAACGGGATGATCGCCGGGCTGAGATTCACCAGCTGCTGAAAATTGGCGACTACCAGCTGTGTCTGGGGGAGTATCTTCACGCTGATCTGGCGGAACCCTTGGAGCAGATCGCTGACTGGATTGGGGCGACGCCAGCGGCGATGCTGGTGACGCTGCTGCCGGTGGCGGCGTCATTGCTGCGGGTGGGTACAGAGCTGGAAATTGATACTGGGATGGGGTTCTCAGTGCCGCCGATAGTGTTCACGGGACTGGTGGCCCCCTCAGGCAGCAAGAAGAGCCCAATTCAGCGGCAGATTTTGGGGCCGCTCTCACTGCTCCAGGCGGAGGCGGATCAGGAGTATGAGTATGCCGCTTCGGAGTATGAGGTTGATCTGCGCGATTGGGAGCAGACCCGAGCTGAGGAGAGGGGCATTCGCCCCAGGAAGCCGATGCCACGGGAGTATCACACCTCGGATGCGACACGGGAGGCGATCGCCCGCATCCAAGCCCAACAGCCGGAGCGGGGCATTTTGGTAACGCCGGATGAGCTGGCGGGCTTGTTCAAGGGGCAGAACCAGTACCGCAATGGCCGAGGTAATGATAAGGAGTCACTGCTGACGGCCTTTGATGGCTCGGGGCTGAAGGTGGATCGGGCCAGTGGTTTGCGCATTAGCCTGCCGCGCACCAGCCTGAGCCTGACAGGAACGATTCAGCCCGATATTCTGCGGGAGATGATGGGAGATTGCTCAGATGCCAGTGGCCAGTGGGCCAGATTTTTGTGGTGTCTACTACCGCTGAAGCCTGCACCGTTTCCCCGGCGGACGGTGCGCTATGACGTATCAGAGCGGCTCTATGGCCTCTACCAGCAGTTGGATGGGTTGACGGCTCAGTGCTACCGGCTCAGCCCTGAGTCCAAGGTGCTATTTGCGGATTGGTATGACCAGTTGGATCAGCTGCGGGTGATGGAGACCCACCCAGGCTTGCAGGCGGTCTATTCCAAGATGCAGGGCTACACGGGGCGGCTGGCACTGATTTTGCACTGCCTGAATGCGGTAGTGGAGGGGCGTTTGCCGACCCATGCGGTGGATGCGGGCCAGATGCAGGCGGCGATTAAGCTGGGGCGTTGGTTTATTGGCCAAGTGAAGCTGCTCTATGCGGACGGGAATACGGTGGATGGGGCGCTGGAGCCGGTCTATACGAAGCTGATACAGCTCTCGCGGGTGCGGGGCTGGCTGCGGGCGAAGGATGTGCGGAATTATGAGCGCAGTTTACGGAAGGCGGGGGTGGAGGTGATTCGTGCTCATTTTTTAGAGCTGGAGGCGATGGGGTATGGGGAAACCCAGGGGATGGGGAATCGGCTGCGGTGGCGGGCAACGGTAGACGCGGTAGACAGATTTGAGGGAACGGTAGACGGGGTGTCTACCGCTGAAAGTATTGATGGATAA
- a CDS encoding helix-turn-helix transcriptional regulator — MNQFVSKQEALQYLNLSSTTLKKYRLQGLLIEGIHWVRINSRCTRYNLELIKDWLQNRHDPVAHQRAIEVYQASLLSNQRKVPQRSNRR; from the coding sequence ATGAATCAGTTTGTCAGCAAGCAGGAAGCGTTACAGTACCTCAATCTCAGCAGCACTACCTTAAAAAAATACAGATTGCAGGGCCTGTTAATCGAGGGCATTCATTGGGTTCGCATTAATAGCCGCTGTACCCGCTACAACTTGGAGCTCATCAAAGATTGGCTCCAAAACCGCCATGACCCAGTGGCCCATCAGCGAGCTATCGAAGTCTATCAGGCCAGTTTGTTGAGTAACCAGCGAAAAGTTCCTCAGCGGTCTAATCGTCGATAA
- a CDS encoding helix-turn-helix domain-containing protein gives MHVEDIKAALRKQGWTLAGIAKELGVGPSAISHALTRQRSRRVEKVIAAKLGLSPREIWPQRYKGGATHESVCQQAGSVTVPQSQQHYLKKIQIAGPVNRGHSLGSH, from the coding sequence ATGCACGTAGAGGACATTAAGGCAGCTCTTCGTAAGCAAGGTTGGACGTTGGCCGGTATTGCTAAGGAACTCGGTGTGGGGCCTTCTGCCATCTCCCATGCCCTGACGAGGCAGCGGTCTCGCAGGGTTGAAAAAGTGATCGCGGCCAAGCTCGGCCTGTCTCCTCGGGAGATCTGGCCTCAACGTTACAAAGGAGGGGCAACCCATGAATCAGTTTGTCAGCAAGCAGGAAGCGTTACAGTACCTCAATCTCAGCAGCACTACCTTAAAAAAATACAGATTGCAGGGCCTGTTAATCGAGGGCATTCATTGGGTTCGCATTAA
- a CDS encoding XRE family transcriptional regulator — protein MNNTPSDEGQAALADSNSFPQRLKQAVGENSIRGFARSCGFSDTVLRQYLNGQSEPTRPALLAIARTANVSVEWLAGGQPSCSSLREGESKEYIYKDSLAFQTDWLKSEFPKSYDHLLLTQVQDESMEPTLALGDLVLVDTSVRELAAIDHGLFLFKLNERILIKRLQYIPENNFRVLSDNPAYEAFSLDLSSKSNGLSIMGRVVWAGHKL, from the coding sequence ATGAATAACACGCCTTCTGATGAGGGGCAGGCAGCATTAGCCGACTCAAACAGTTTCCCACAGCGATTAAAGCAAGCTGTAGGAGAGAATAGCATTCGAGGATTTGCACGAAGTTGTGGATTCTCTGACACAGTTTTGCGTCAATACCTCAACGGCCAAAGCGAACCTACCCGACCCGCACTGCTTGCCATAGCACGCACGGCAAACGTCAGCGTAGAATGGCTTGCTGGCGGTCAGCCTAGTTGCAGCAGCTTGAGAGAAGGAGAATCCAAAGAGTATATCTATAAGGATTCGCTAGCTTTCCAGACGGACTGGCTAAAGTCTGAGTTCCCAAAGTCTTATGACCATTTACTCCTCACCCAAGTTCAAGATGAAAGCATGGAGCCTACCCTGGCTCTCGGAGACCTAGTACTAGTAGATACCAGCGTTAGGGAGTTAGCAGCCATCGACCATGGCCTTTTCCTGTTTAAGCTAAATGAGCGAATTTTAATTAAGCGCTTGCAGTACATCCCCGAAAATAACTTCCGGGTGCTAAGTGATAACCCTGCCTACGAAGCTTTTTCCTTAGACCTGTCTAGCAAGTCGAATGGCCTAAGCATCATGGGCAGGGTAGTTTGGGCCGGACACAAGCTATAA
- a CDS encoding tyrosine-type recombinase/integrase yields MTTMQPPVAARPTLSRDLDRSLVKVESDKGRLRLRFTYGGTRHYIAVGLPDSRVNRIVAQQKATQIELDIASGNFDETLKKYKPPKAAAKKREATTVTGLFEKFTAVQTKAKDLQVGSLCRYGATQRHLDAFFSTKPADTVDEASAAAFAEYLRKRVVERTAKDYLTLVKSCWNWAEQTLGQNPWASVLERVKPAPKQKVKPFTLAEVQAILAAFRTDRYYQHYADFVTFLFGTGCRFGEAVALKWKHIADDYSTVWIGESVSRGVRKTTKTGKDRTITLTPTVAEMLSARKPTNVDPEASVFPSPKGKLLNDHTFRRRAWTKILTRLEITYRKPYSTRHTAISHALANGANPLAVAEQTGHDPQILFKHYASVIQKSAVMVEF; encoded by the coding sequence ATGACTACTATGCAACCCCCCGTAGCGGCACGCCCGACGCTGAGCCGCGACCTAGATAGGAGCCTTGTCAAGGTAGAAAGCGATAAAGGCAGGCTGAGATTACGCTTTACCTATGGAGGCACACGCCATTACATAGCCGTTGGCTTGCCTGATTCCCGAGTTAATCGCATCGTGGCCCAGCAGAAGGCGACTCAGATCGAACTGGATATTGCCTCCGGCAACTTTGATGAGACCCTAAAGAAGTACAAGCCACCCAAAGCTGCCGCTAAAAAGCGCGAGGCAACCACCGTGACTGGGCTATTTGAGAAATTCACAGCGGTTCAGACCAAAGCCAAAGACTTGCAGGTGGGCAGTCTGTGCCGATATGGAGCTACGCAGCGACATTTAGACGCATTTTTCTCAACTAAGCCAGCAGACACTGTGGATGAGGCCAGTGCCGCCGCTTTTGCCGAGTACTTGCGAAAGCGAGTGGTTGAACGAACGGCCAAAGACTACCTAACCCTAGTTAAGTCCTGTTGGAACTGGGCTGAACAGACACTCGGACAAAACCCCTGGGCATCCGTTCTAGAGAGGGTGAAACCAGCCCCTAAGCAGAAGGTTAAGCCATTTACATTGGCTGAGGTTCAAGCTATCTTGGCGGCGTTTAGAACGGATCGCTACTACCAGCACTACGCCGACTTCGTGACGTTCCTATTCGGTACAGGCTGTCGTTTTGGGGAAGCTGTAGCCCTAAAATGGAAGCATATAGCCGATGACTACTCAACGGTATGGATTGGTGAATCTGTTTCTAGAGGCGTCCGTAAGACCACCAAAACGGGGAAGGATCGAACGATAACCCTTACCCCCACGGTGGCAGAGATGCTATCTGCTAGAAAACCTACTAACGTGGATCCTGAAGCATCAGTTTTTCCATCGCCGAAGGGAAAGCTCCTCAACGACCATACCTTCCGTCGCCGAGCCTGGACAAAAATCTTGACCCGGCTCGAAATTACCTACCGGAAGCCTTACTCTACCCGCCATACTGCCATCAGCCATGCTCTGGCGAATGGCGCAAATCCTCTAGCGGTAGCAGAGCAAACAGGTCACGATCCTCAAATTTTGTTCAAACACTATGCCTCCGTCATTCAGAAGTCTGCTGTGATGGTGGAATTTTAA
- a CDS encoding phosphoglucomutase/phosphomannomutase family protein, with amino-acid sequence MAAPSGPISATPKPIKFGTDGWRGIIAADFTFERVAQVAAISAHVLHQCFGAETGSRTVAVGYDRRFLAAEFARTAAEAIAAQGFDVLLSQDYAPTPAFSYAAKHQNLLGAIVITASHNPPAYSGLKIKGAFGGSVSPEVTQQVEALLPNPPAPLGPRGSLETFDPWPDYCAALQAEVDVAAIQKAISSGKLTVFADVMYGSASGGLSRLLGEASVHELHSSADPLFGGNPPEPLPKYLGEMLETVKEYPAKDSVKVGLVFDGDSDRIAAVDGQGSFLSSQILIPILIDHLKSRRGYSGEIVKTISGSNLIPAVAQLNGLDLYQTAVGYKYIADRMQESQVLLGGEESGGIGYGHHIPERDALMSALYVLEAVVASGLDLSAYYRSLQEKTGYFSEYDRIDLPLASMEVQAKLLDTLATTPPHEVAGKAVTHILDIDGYKLTLADDSWLLIRFSGTEPVLRLYSEAKTLEEVHKHLHWAKDWASSFG; translated from the coding sequence ATGGCAGCACCCTCTGGCCCAATTTCTGCAACCCCAAAGCCAATCAAATTTGGTACCGATGGCTGGCGCGGCATCATTGCCGCTGACTTCACCTTTGAGCGGGTAGCTCAGGTGGCGGCAATATCAGCCCACGTACTCCATCAGTGCTTTGGGGCCGAAACCGGGAGTCGCACGGTTGCTGTCGGCTACGATCGCCGCTTTTTAGCGGCCGAGTTTGCCCGTACCGCCGCCGAGGCGATCGCGGCCCAGGGCTTCGACGTGCTGCTCTCCCAGGACTACGCCCCCACCCCGGCCTTTAGCTACGCCGCCAAGCACCAAAATCTGCTGGGGGCCATTGTGATCACCGCCAGCCACAACCCTCCTGCCTACTCCGGGCTCAAGATCAAAGGCGCGTTTGGGGGGTCTGTCTCCCCCGAGGTGACGCAGCAGGTCGAGGCCCTGCTGCCCAATCCCCCTGCGCCCCTGGGCCCTCGCGGCAGCCTGGAGACCTTCGATCCCTGGCCCGACTACTGCGCCGCCCTCCAGGCCGAGGTTGATGTGGCGGCCATTCAAAAGGCGATCTCTAGCGGCAAGCTGACGGTCTTTGCCGATGTCATGTATGGTTCTGCGTCGGGGGGGCTGTCCCGGCTGCTGGGCGAGGCCAGCGTTCACGAACTGCACAGCAGCGCGGACCCGCTGTTTGGCGGCAACCCGCCCGAGCCACTGCCCAAGTATCTGGGGGAAATGCTGGAGACCGTTAAGGAGTACCCCGCCAAAGACAGCGTGAAGGTGGGCCTGGTATTTGACGGGGACAGCGATCGCATCGCCGCCGTCGATGGCCAGGGCAGCTTCCTCAGCTCCCAAATCCTCATTCCTATCCTGATTGACCACCTCAAGTCGCGGCGGGGCTACAGCGGCGAAATTGTCAAAACCATCAGCGGTTCCAACCTGATTCCGGCGGTGGCCCAGCTCAATGGCCTGGACCTATACCAGACCGCCGTGGGCTACAAGTACATTGCCGATCGCATGCAGGAGTCCCAGGTGCTCCTGGGTGGCGAAGAGTCCGGTGGCATCGGCTACGGCCACCACATCCCCGAGCGCGACGCCCTGATGTCGGCTCTCTACGTCCTGGAGGCTGTTGTGGCCTCGGGCCTCGACCTCAGCGCCTACTACCGCAGCCTGCAGGAGAAAACCGGCTACTTCTCCGAGTACGATCGCATCGACCTGCCCCTGGCCAGCATGGAGGTCCAGGCCAAGCTACTGGACACCCTCGCCACCACCCCACCCCACGAGGTCGCGGGCAAGGCCGTGACCCACATCCTCGACATCGACGGCTACAAGCTCACCCTCGCTGACGACAGCTGGCTCCTGATTCGCTTTAGCGGCACCGAACCCGTACTGCGACTCTACAGCGAAGCTAAGACCCTGGAGGAGGTGCATAAGCATCTGCACTGGGCCAAGGACTGGGCGAGTTCGTTTGGATAA
- a CDS encoding protochlorophyllide reductase produces MEQQKTVIVTGASSGVGLNAAKALADRGWHVIMACRNVDKTKQAAQDIGMPDRYSIIRLDLASLASVRQFVSDFRATGRSLDALVCNAAVYYPLLKEPMYSEDGYEISVATNHLGHFLLCNLLLDDLKASPASDKRLIILGTVTANPKELGGKIPIPAPPDLGNLEGFEAGFKAPISMINNKKFKSGKAYKDSKLCNVLTMRELHRRYHDETGITFSSLYPGCVADTPLFRNHFKAFQTIFPWFQKNVTGGYVTQQLAGERVADTVTDPELKESGMYWSWGNRQKPGRRSFAQEVSNEAQDDAKARKLWDLSAKLVGLDDETARSVPATAGSV; encoded by the coding sequence ATGGAACAGCAGAAAACAGTCATCGTTACCGGGGCCTCGTCTGGGGTGGGGCTAAACGCCGCCAAGGCGCTGGCCGATCGCGGTTGGCACGTCATCATGGCCTGCCGCAACGTAGATAAGACCAAGCAGGCCGCCCAGGACATTGGGATGCCCGATCGCTACAGCATCATTCGTCTCGACCTGGCTTCCCTGGCCAGCGTGCGCCAGTTCGTCAGCGACTTTCGGGCCACGGGGCGCAGCCTGGATGCCCTGGTGTGCAATGCCGCCGTCTACTACCCCCTGCTCAAAGAGCCCATGTACAGCGAAGACGGCTACGAAATTAGCGTGGCCACCAACCACCTGGGCCACTTCCTGCTGTGCAACCTGCTGCTGGATGACCTCAAGGCCTCCCCGGCCAGCGACAAGCGCCTGATTATCCTCGGCACCGTCACCGCCAACCCCAAAGAGCTGGGCGGCAAGATCCCCATTCCCGCACCCCCAGATCTGGGCAACCTGGAAGGGTTTGAGGCCGGGTTCAAAGCCCCGATCTCGATGATCAACAATAAGAAGTTCAAGTCGGGCAAGGCTTACAAAGACAGCAAGCTCTGCAACGTGCTCACCATGCGCGAGCTACACCGCCGCTACCACGACGAAACCGGCATCACCTTTAGCTCGCTGTACCCCGGCTGCGTGGCCGATACCCCCCTGTTCCGCAACCACTTCAAGGCGTTCCAGACCATTTTCCCCTGGTTCCAAAAGAACGTTACCGGCGGCTATGTCACCCAGCAGCTAGCGGGCGAGCGCGTGGCCGATACCGTCACCGATCCAGAGCTGAAGGAATCGGGCATGTACTGGAGCTGGGGCAACCGCCAGAAGCCCGGTCGCCGCTCCTTTGCCCAGGAGGTTTCTAACGAGGCCCAGGACGATGCTAAGGCCCGCAAGCTGTGGGATCTCAGCGCCAAGCTGGTGGGCCTCGACGACGAGACCGCCCGCAGCGTCCCCGCCACCGCTGGTTCGGTTTAG